Proteins from one Impatiens glandulifera chromosome 2, dImpGla2.1, whole genome shotgun sequence genomic window:
- the LOC124925957 gene encoding transcriptional corepressor LEUNIG-like: protein MSQTNWEADKMLDVYIHDYMVKRNLKASAQAFQAEGKVSSDPVAIDAPGGFLFEWWSVFWDIFIARTNEKHSDVAASYIETQLIKAREQQQQQQHQQSQQPQHSQQQQQQLQMQQILLHRQAQAQQQQQQQQQQQHAQAQQQQQQQQQQQAQQQQAQQQQQQQQQQQQQQRRDGSHLLNGTSTANALATKMYEERLKLPIQRDSLEDNAMKQRFGENMGQLLDPSQSSLLKSASAAGQTSGGQVLHGTAGGMSPQVQSRNQQLPGSTPDIKTEMNPRANGPEGSLIGMSGSNQGGSNLTLKGWPLTPLSGLEQLRSGLLQQPKSFMQGSHPFNQLQMLTPQHQQQLMLAQQNMTSPSASEMETRRLRMLLNNRSMNLGKDGLPNSMGDVVSNVGSPLQAGCGVLPRGDHDMLIKLKMAQLQQQQQQNNNQLQQHALSGPQQSQSSNHSLHPQDKIVGSGSLTADGSMSNSFRGNDQTSKTQTGRKRKQPVSSSGPANSSGTANTAGPSPSSAPSTPSNNTPGDVISMPALPHSGGTSSKPVMMFGNDGSGTLTSPSNQLWDEKDLVQAEMDRFVEDGSLDDNVESFLSHDEGDHRDMVGRCMDASKGFAFTEVSSVRASASKVVCCHFSSDGKLLATGGHDKKAVLWYTDTLKQKSTLEEHSGLITDVRFSPGMSRLATSSFDKTVRVWDADNPSYSLRNFNGHSGSVMSLDFHPNKDDLICSCDGDGEIRYWSITNGSCLRVFKGGTTQIRFQPRLGRYLAAAAENVVSILDTETQVSRLTLKGHSKLIDSICWDPTGEYLASVSEDSVRVWNLGSGGDGECMHELSCNGNKFHSCVFHPAFSSLLVIGCYQSMELWNMSENKTMTLGAHDGLIAGLAVSTVTGLVASASHDKIVKLWK, encoded by the exons ATGTCTCAGACCAACTGGGAAGCTGATAAAat GCTTGATGTGTACATCCATGACTACATGGTGAAAAGAAATTTGAAAGCATCTGCACAAGCATTTCAAGCTGAAGGAAAAGTATCATCTGACCCAGTTG CTATAGATGCGCCTGGTGGGTTTCTATTTGAATGGTGGTCTGTTTTCTGGGATATATTTATAGCCAGGACTAATGAGAAACACTCTGATGTTGCTGCATCTTATATTGAG ACTCAGTTGATTAAAGCCCGAGAACAGCAACAACAACAGCAACACCAACAATCCCAGCAACCTCAGCATTCACAACAACAGCAGCAGCAGTTACAAATGCAACAAATTTTGTTACATCGACAAGCTCAAGCACAGCAACAACAGCAAcagcagcaacaacaacaacacgCTCAGGCTCAACAGCAAcagcagcaacaacaacaacaacaggctcaacaacaacaagctcaacagcagcaacaacaacaacaacaacaacaacaacaacaacgaaGAGATGGGAGCCACCTTCTAAATGGAACGAGTACTGCTAATGCTTTGGCTACAAAGATGTATGAGGAAAGATTGAAATTGCCGATCCAAAGGGATTCtttagaagataatgcaatgaaG CAAAGATTCGGAGAGAATATGGGACAGCTTTTGGATCCAAGTCAGTCGTCGTTGCTGAAATCTGCTTCAGCTGCTGGTCAGACATCGGGAGG GCAAGTTCTTCATGGTACAGCTGGTGGAATGTCTCCTCAAGTTCAGTCTCGGAATCAACAACTTCCAGGGTCAAcaccg GATATAAAGACGGAGATGAATCCAAGGGCTAATGGACCTGAGGGATCGTTAATTGGAATGTCAG GTTCCAATCAAGGAGGCAGCAACTTGACATTGAAGGGATGGCCTTTAACGCCTTTGTCA GGCTTAGAGCAGCTACGATCTGGGCTACTCCAGCAGCCGAAGTCTTTTATGCAAGGGTCACACCCTTTTAACCAACTTCAGATGTTGACGCCTCAGCATCAACAACAGCTTATGCTTGCACAGCAGAATATGACTTCTCCATCAGCAAGTGAGATGGAAACAAGGAGGTTAAGGATGCTTCTTAATAACCGAAGTATGAATCTAGGAAAAGATGGCCTTCCAAATTCTATGGGAGATGTGGTTTCTAATGTTGGATCGCCATTACAAGCCGGTTGTGGTGTTTTGCCTCGAGGAGACCATGATATGTTGATCAAG ttaaaaatgGCTCAGTTACAGCAGCAGCAACAACAGAACAATAACCAACTTCAGCAACATGCTCTCTCTGGTCCACAACAGTCCCAGAGTTCTAATCATAGTCTTCATCCCCAAGATAAAATCGTTGGGTCGGGAAGCTTAACTGCAGATGGTAGCATGTCTAATTCCTTTCGAGGAAATGATCAG ACTTCAAAAACCCAGACTGGTCGAAAAAGGAAGCAGCCTGTATCATCATCGGGTCCTGCCAATAGTTCGGGGACTGCCAACACTGCTGGCCCTTCACCAAGTTCAGCCCCATCAACTCCCTCAAACAATACTCCCGGTGATGTGATTTCAATGCCTGCCTTACCACATAGTGGTGGTACTTCTTCGAAACCAGTGATGATGTTTGGGAATGACGGTTCTGGAACTCTCACATCTCCGTCTAATCAGTTG TGGGATGAAAAAGATCTagtgcaggctgagatggatCGGTTTGTGGAAGATGGATCTCTTGATGATAATGTTGAGTCTTTTTTATCGCATGATGAAGGCGACCACAGAGATATGGTTGGACGATGCATGGATGCAAGCAAAG GATTTGCGTTTACAGAAGTCAGCTCTGTTCGAGCTAGTGCGAGCAAAGTTGTTTGCTGCCATTTTTCATCAGATGGGAAACTACTAGCAACCGGTGGCCACGATAAAAAG GCTGTATTATGGTACACTGATACCCTAAAGCAAAAGAGTACACTTGAAGAACATTCAGGGTTGATTACCGATGTTCGTTTCAGTCCCGGGATGTCTCGACTTGCAACATCGTCTTTTGATAAAACTGTCAGAGTTTGGGATGCTGACAAT CCCAGTTATTCTCTTCGAAATTTCAATGGACATTCTGGTTCTGTTATGTCTCTGGACTTCCATCCAAACAAAGATGATCTCATATGCTCTTGCGATGGAGATGGCGAAATAAGATATTGGAGCATTACTAATGGCAGTTGTTTGAGAGTATTCAAG GGTGGAACGACACAGATAAGATTTCAACCTCGTCTTGGAAGGTATCTAGCGGCAGCTGCTGAGAATGTGGTCTCTATACTAGACACGGAAACTCAAGTTAGTCGGCTTACATTGAAG GGGCATTCAAAACTAATTGATTCCATCTGCTGGGATCCAACTGGTGAATACCTTGCATCGGTGAGTGAGGACTCGGTTAGGGTATGGAATCTCGGTTCAGGGGGAGATGGAGAGTGCATGCACGAGCTGAGCTGTAATGGAAACAAGTTCCATTCTTGTGTATTCCATCCTGCATTTTCCTCTTTGCTGGTCATTGGCTGTTACCAG AGTATGGAACTATGGAACATGTCCGAGAACAAGACGATGACACTAGGGGCTCATGATGGACTGATTGCTGGATTGGCTGTTTCGACTGTGACCGGTTTGGTTGCTTCTGCTAGCCATGATAAAATTGTCAAGTTATGGAAATGA